One region of Mucilaginibacter gotjawali genomic DNA includes:
- a CDS encoding rubredoxin domain-containing protein, whose amino-acid sequence MEHLIKINLPGGLVSAGDFYEMLLIAEKAGASNIRFGNRQQLYFTIHEDHLEDLETEMLKTEIRFEIDCDARPNIISSYVGDTIFNQEGWLREGLYKDILDSFDYQPRLKVNLVDNQQTFVPFFSGNFNFITSDISNYWFFYIRFLKSGKHFCFPSLVYSDDISSLAKTAEDLILTNKKLFFDQEQTDEQLFFKLLAKKANATLQPITSALKLPAFQLPYYEGFNKYNNRYWLGVYRRNELYPLEFLKDVCLLCLKTRIGQLYTTPWKSIIIKGIDPAERNEWGLLLSKYQLNVRHAANELNWQVEDICDEGLALKKQLVREFEEADLRTYQLCFAIKTQPKTGLPGSIIIKKTGDNLFDIFHTRDFNPNSKDYITYSEKVKADIVAPTLISLCNIFYKTQSRQVAATQDFHNEEADVTNALEGIYQCNNCHTRYDKAYGDDVNCVDKGIEFETLAEYCCPVCDSPKSEFSLMEVCV is encoded by the coding sequence ATGGAGCATCTGATCAAAATAAACCTTCCGGGCGGCCTGGTTTCTGCGGGCGATTTTTACGAGATGTTGCTGATCGCCGAAAAAGCCGGTGCCAGTAATATCCGCTTTGGTAACCGGCAGCAGCTGTATTTTACGATACATGAAGACCATTTGGAGGACCTGGAAACGGAAATGCTTAAAACGGAAATACGTTTTGAAATTGACTGCGACGCCCGGCCAAATATCATCAGTTCCTATGTGGGCGATACCATTTTTAACCAGGAAGGCTGGTTGCGCGAAGGCTTGTATAAGGATATTTTGGATAGCTTTGATTACCAGCCCCGGTTAAAAGTAAACCTGGTTGATAACCAGCAAACCTTTGTCCCTTTTTTTAGCGGGAACTTTAATTTTATTACGTCGGATATTAGTAATTACTGGTTTTTTTATATCCGTTTTCTAAAATCAGGGAAACATTTTTGCTTTCCTTCGCTGGTTTATTCTGACGATATTTCCTCATTGGCCAAAACTGCCGAAGATCTTATCCTGACCAACAAAAAACTTTTTTTTGACCAGGAACAAACTGATGAGCAGCTGTTTTTTAAGCTACTTGCAAAAAAGGCCAATGCTACGCTTCAGCCCATAACGTCAGCGCTTAAATTGCCTGCGTTCCAGCTGCCTTATTACGAGGGATTTAATAAGTACAACAACCGTTACTGGCTGGGTGTTTATCGCCGCAATGAACTTTATCCGCTGGAGTTTTTAAAGGACGTTTGCTTATTATGTTTAAAAACCCGCATCGGGCAGTTGTATACAACGCCGTGGAAATCAATCATTATTAAGGGGATTGACCCTGCTGAACGCAACGAATGGGGGCTGCTTTTGAGCAAATACCAGTTGAACGTAAGGCACGCCGCCAACGAATTAAACTGGCAGGTAGAGGACATTTGCGACGAAGGCCTGGCATTAAAAAAACAGCTGGTGCGCGAATTTGAGGAAGCCGACCTGCGTACCTATCAGCTTTGCTTTGCCATTAAAACCCAGCCTAAAACAGGTTTACCCGGATCTATCATCATCAAAAAAACCGGGGACAATTTGTTTGATATCTTTCATACGCGGGATTTTAACCCTAACTCAAAAGACTATATCACTTATTCGGAAAAGGTAAAAGCTGATATCGTGGCCCCTACCCTGATCTCGTTATGTAATATATTTTATAAAACCCAAAGCCGGCAGGTTGCTGCCACGCAAGATTTCCATAACGAGGAAGCTGACGTAACAAACGCGCTTGAAGGAATTTATCAATGCAATAACTGCCACACCAGGTACGATAAAGCTTACGGAGATGATGTTAATTGCGTTGATAAGGGAATTGAATTTGAAACCCTCGCCGAATATTGCTGCCCGGTTTGCGATTCGCCAAAAAGTGAATTTAGTTTGATGGAAGTTTGCGTTTGA
- a CDS encoding acyltransferase family protein, protein MSTTAVLPDSKKHYEILDGLRGVASVLVIAFHVMETFTGGNRFIQVINHGYLAVDFFFLLSGFVVAYAYDDRWGKMGQWDFYKRRLIRLQPMVVMGSLIGAALFYFGISPVFPNIAGTPVWEMLLVMLVGCTLIPLPVSMDIRGWTEMHPLNGPAWSLFFEYIANILYALFIRKFSKTLLTIFVILCAIFLVQYLIMGPQGDVIGGWSIDKTQLHVGFARLLYPFFAGVLLCRAGKLIHIKGAFTVCSLMIVAVLAIPRIGGTDHLWMNGIYESVVIILIFPLIVSIGAGGKIIGARAAKTCKFLGDISYPLYITHYPLIYLYTAWVVNNKIQLGAYGLLVGFLLMICSITLAWACLKFYDVPVRNWLAKRYLVKKEAV, encoded by the coding sequence ATGAGTACAACTGCTGTATTGCCTGATTCAAAAAAACATTACGAGATCCTTGACGGACTACGCGGCGTAGCCTCTGTTTTGGTGATCGCTTTCCATGTGATGGAAACTTTTACCGGCGGTAACCGCTTTATCCAGGTGATCAATCATGGCTACCTGGCGGTAGATTTCTTTTTTCTCCTGTCGGGATTTGTGGTAGCCTATGCCTATGACGACCGCTGGGGTAAAATGGGCCAGTGGGACTTTTATAAGCGACGCCTGATCCGTTTGCAGCCCATGGTAGTGATGGGCTCGCTGATTGGCGCTGCGCTTTTTTATTTCGGGATTAGCCCTGTGTTCCCGAATATTGCGGGAACGCCCGTTTGGGAAATGCTTTTGGTGATGCTGGTGGGCTGTACGCTGATCCCGCTGCCGGTTTCGATGGACATCCGCGGCTGGACAGAAATGCACCCCCTTAACGGCCCGGCCTGGTCGCTGTTTTTTGAATATATCGCCAATATTCTGTACGCTTTATTCATCCGCAAATTCTCCAAAACACTGTTGACTATATTTGTTATCCTGTGCGCTATTTTCCTTGTGCAGTATTTGATAATGGGTCCGCAGGGCGATGTGATCGGCGGCTGGAGTATTGATAAAACCCAGCTTCATGTTGGTTTCGCCCGTTTGCTTTATCCCTTTTTCGCTGGCGTATTGCTTTGCCGCGCAGGCAAGCTGATCCATATTAAAGGGGCGTTTACCGTTTGCAGCCTGATGATTGTTGCTGTACTGGCGATTCCGAGAATTGGCGGTACGGACCATTTGTGGATGAATGGTATTTACGAATCAGTGGTCATTATTCTCATTTTCCCGCTGATCGTTTCTATTGGGGCCGGCGGTAAAATCATAGGGGCACGCGCCGCTAAAACATGCAAGTTCCTGGGAGACATCTCGTACCCGCTTTATATCACTCATTACCCGCTCATTTATCTTTATACAGCATGGGTGGTCAACAACAAAATACAATTGGGTGCTTACGGGCTTTTGGTTGGATTTTTACTGATGATCTGCAGTATTACACTTGCCTGGGCATGCCTTAAATTTTATGATGTGCCGGTACGCAACTGGCTTGCCAAACGCTACCTGGTGAAAAAGGAGGCTGTCTAA
- a CDS encoding acyltransferase family protein translates to MEISPAAILKTKPHFEILDGLRGVAAISVVCFHFMEIVYSDYSKNFIGHGFLAVDFFFCLSGFVIGYAYDDRIGKMGVVEFFKLRLIRLHPLVLSGSVLGLLAFLFDPFGGHPGLYSAGKIVLIFLCSILMIPFGGMADRGFNLFGINPPAWSLFWEYAANIIYAFVLRRLSRGWLLVLLVPAAAGVCMVCFRAGDLMGGWSMTNFWDGGARIAYSFIAGLLVFRSKWIVKNRLGFTGIAVLLFLAFIMPYGKWNRVTEPLAVLLFFPLVVALGAGATLSKGLKKRCVFAGKLSYPLYMTHYAAMFMFNNYLITHKPSAGWLFLIIPTGMLVLVLISWGIMVLYDIPLRQYLTRLHKQHLPGAGGA, encoded by the coding sequence ATGGAAATAAGCCCGGCAGCGATCCTTAAAACAAAACCACATTTCGAGATTCTTGACGGCCTGCGGGGCGTGGCGGCCATCTCGGTAGTATGTTTTCATTTTATGGAAATAGTCTATTCCGACTATAGCAAAAATTTCATAGGCCATGGATTTTTAGCCGTCGATTTTTTCTTCTGCCTCTCCGGTTTTGTGATCGGTTACGCATATGATGACCGCATCGGAAAAATGGGCGTTGTTGAATTTTTCAAATTACGTCTCATCCGGTTGCACCCACTGGTGCTGTCGGGTTCTGTATTAGGCTTGCTTGCCTTCCTGTTCGATCCCTTTGGCGGCCACCCCGGGTTGTACAGTGCCGGTAAAATTGTACTCATTTTCCTATGTTCAATCCTGATGATCCCTTTTGGGGGGATGGCTGATCGTGGTTTCAATTTATTCGGGATTAACCCGCCTGCCTGGTCGCTTTTTTGGGAGTATGCGGCCAATATTATTTACGCCTTTGTATTGCGCCGCCTTAGCCGCGGCTGGCTGCTGGTGCTGTTGGTGCCGGCGGCGGCAGGGGTTTGCATGGTTTGTTTTCGCGCGGGCGATTTAATGGGCGGCTGGAGCATGACAAACTTCTGGGATGGCGGCGCCCGCATCGCTTACTCTTTTATAGCCGGCTTGCTCGTCTTCCGCTCAAAGTGGATAGTTAAAAACCGGCTGGGTTTTACCGGTATTGCAGTGTTGCTTTTTTTGGCATTTATAATGCCTTACGGCAAATGGAACCGGGTTACCGAGCCCTTAGCGGTATTGCTGTTTTTTCCGCTGGTGGTAGCCCTGGGCGCCGGTGCAACATTGAGCAAAGGGCTCAAAAAACGCTGCGTGTTTGCGGGAAAGCTCTCCTATCCTTTATACATGACACACTATGCGGCCATGTTTATGTTCAATAATTATTTAATCACCCACAAGCCATCGGCAGGATGGTTGTTTTTGATCATACCCACGGGGATGCTCGTGCTGGTGTTGATTTCCTGGGGGATAATGGTGCTGTATGATATCCCTTTGCGGCAATACCTTACCCGTTTGCATAAACAACACCTGCCGGGAGCAGGCGGGGCATAA
- a CDS encoding nitrate reductase: protein MPVKKQQINTSTSTCCYCGVGCGVLVHKDKSGNVLIEGNKEHPVNKGMLCSKGLNLHYTVNDKSDRLLYPQMRYNKNMPMQRVSWDEALDRTAAVFKTFINKYGPDSVAFYASGQCLTEEYYVINKLMKGFIGSNNIDTNSRLCMSSAVAAYKMALGEDTVPVCYDDIELADCFYVTGANPAWCHPILWRRVEAHKAANPKTKIIVVDPRVTDTCGIADLHLQINPGTDITLNHAIGRALIENGDIDLDFVTRHAEGFEQYSAMVFKRSMADAARHCGVSEADIRLAARYIAEAKGFISMWTMGLNQSSTGVNKNLSLINLNLITGHIGKPGSGPLSLTGQPNAMGGREVGGLANLLPAHRNLDNPLHREEVQKFWGGSVINPKPGLTATEMFEALENGSLKAIWILCTNPLTSLPNVRLAEAALKKAKFVVVQEVSNKPESLAFADVILPAAAWAEKEGTMTNSERRISYLNKIIEPPGEALPDAEIICRFARKMGYKGFDFEDPAAIYAEHARLTTKTNIDISSLTYEILKEKGTVQWPYKKKSAEEGTIRLFTDKRFYTLSKRAIIHPVPDANTSEQPDGDFPFILTTGRIRDQWHTMSKTGKVNKLNQHLPQSFMEIHPDDASTLGINDGDITVITSRRGKVQVKAKISTQIKQGVVFVPMHWGKILGNDLNRVNNLTSDQVDPISKEPDFKFCAVNVVKFKKPFQRIVVIGAGAGAYGFVKSYRELNPDDEITIFSKENFPFYNRVMLPDYISGEQKWEQLVKMTDEDEPGYKIKLLRGVSVEKIDRSNKQVTDSRGIKTSYDILLVATGSRASVPKNVPSLPGIFTMRSRVDADNFKKHMPNDAHVVIVGGGLLGLEMAASLREMGVKITIIQRTSSFLNRQLDALGSQLLHEEMADQGCDIYYDDEVQLYYGRSKLTGIGLKSGRKINCDAMILAIGTTPNMEIAKDCGLDCRRGVTVNERLQTSDPDVFAIGEIAEFNGTLYGITAAAEQQAQVVAGYLNGDIASYYKGSLFMNIIKIHGFDLCSIGIPECPDDKDYEEVVFIDKAKRYYKKCIIHQDRLVGAILIGDKSELLEFRDLIANKTELSEKRLQLLRSGNKADPVLGKLVCSCNNVGSENIRKKIESGCNTMTDLCKTTGAGTGCGSCRPEVKRILDEALKSMVSINN from the coding sequence ATGCCGGTAAAAAAGCAGCAAATAAATACATCCACTTCTACCTGTTGTTATTGCGGGGTGGGTTGCGGCGTGCTTGTTCACAAGGACAAAAGCGGCAATGTATTGATTGAGGGCAATAAGGAGCATCCCGTAAATAAGGGGATGCTCTGCAGCAAGGGCCTCAACCTGCATTACACCGTAAATGATAAAAGCGACAGGCTGCTTTACCCGCAAATGCGGTATAACAAAAATATGCCCATGCAGCGGGTAAGCTGGGATGAGGCGCTTGACCGTACCGCAGCTGTTTTTAAAACCTTTATCAATAAGTACGGACCTGACTCGGTGGCATTTTATGCATCGGGTCAGTGTCTTACTGAAGAATATTATGTGATCAATAAACTGATGAAAGGGTTTATTGGCAGCAATAATATCGATACCAACTCGCGCCTTTGCATGAGCAGCGCGGTTGCGGCCTATAAAATGGCTTTGGGTGAAGACACCGTGCCGGTTTGTTATGATGATATTGAACTGGCCGACTGCTTTTATGTAACCGGCGCAAACCCGGCCTGGTGCCATCCCATTTTATGGAGAAGAGTGGAGGCCCATAAAGCGGCCAACCCCAAAACCAAAATAATTGTTGTTGATCCGCGTGTAACGGACACCTGCGGCATTGCCGACCTGCACCTTCAAATAAACCCCGGCACTGATATTACCCTGAACCATGCCATTGGCAGGGCGCTGATTGAAAACGGCGATATCGACCTCGACTTTGTTACCCGGCATGCCGAAGGCTTCGAGCAGTACAGCGCCATGGTATTTAAAAGATCAATGGCCGATGCTGCCCGGCATTGCGGAGTAAGTGAAGCTGACATCCGCCTTGCGGCCAGATACATTGCCGAAGCAAAAGGCTTTATTTCGATGTGGACCATGGGGCTTAACCAAAGTTCAACAGGGGTAAATAAAAACCTGAGTTTGATCAACCTTAACCTCATTACCGGGCATATCGGTAAACCGGGTTCGGGGCCGCTTTCACTAACAGGGCAACCGAACGCTATGGGTGGCCGCGAAGTTGGCGGCCTGGCAAATTTACTGCCTGCGCACCGCAACCTGGACAACCCTTTGCACCGCGAAGAAGTTCAAAAATTTTGGGGTGGTTCTGTTATCAACCCAAAACCGGGCTTAACCGCTACCGAAATGTTTGAGGCGCTGGAAAATGGCAGTTTAAAAGCAATATGGATCCTTTGCACCAATCCGCTTACCAGTCTGCCCAATGTTCGCCTGGCCGAAGCAGCGTTAAAAAAAGCCAAATTTGTGGTGGTGCAGGAGGTGAGCAATAAACCGGAAAGCCTGGCTTTTGCCGATGTAATATTACCGGCAGCGGCCTGGGCCGAAAAGGAAGGCACCATGACAAATTCGGAGCGGAGGATCAGCTACCTCAATAAAATTATTGAGCCGCCCGGCGAGGCTTTACCCGACGCCGAGATCATTTGCCGTTTTGCCCGAAAAATGGGCTATAAAGGATTTGATTTTGAAGATCCGGCGGCAATTTATGCCGAACATGCCCGCTTAACCACTAAAACAAATATTGATATCAGCAGCTTAACTTATGAGATCCTGAAAGAAAAAGGAACGGTACAATGGCCCTATAAAAAGAAAAGTGCAGAAGAAGGAACGATACGGTTATTTACCGACAAACGTTTTTATACCCTTTCAAAAAGAGCAATTATCCACCCGGTGCCCGATGCCAACACCAGCGAACAACCGGATGGTGATTTCCCATTTATACTAACCACCGGCCGCATCCGCGATCAATGGCATACCATGAGCAAAACCGGCAAGGTAAACAAGCTTAACCAGCACCTTCCGCAATCGTTTATGGAGATCCACCCGGATGATGCCTCCACACTGGGGATCAACGATGGAGATATTACTGTAATTACTTCGCGCCGGGGTAAAGTGCAGGTTAAAGCGAAAATATCAACCCAAATAAAACAGGGCGTTGTTTTTGTGCCGATGCACTGGGGTAAAATATTGGGCAACGATCTGAACAGGGTGAATAACCTGACCTCGGACCAGGTTGACCCTATTTCAAAAGAACCTGATTTTAAGTTCTGTGCCGTAAATGTGGTTAAATTTAAAAAGCCGTTCCAGCGCATAGTGGTGATTGGCGCCGGTGCGGGTGCCTATGGCTTCGTAAAATCGTACCGCGAGCTTAACCCCGACGATGAGATCACCATTTTCAGCAAGGAGAATTTCCCCTTTTATAACCGGGTAATGCTGCCTGATTATATCAGCGGCGAGCAAAAGTGGGAACAACTGGTTAAAATGACCGACGAAGATGAGCCTGGTTATAAAATTAAGCTGTTGCGCGGTGTAAGTGTTGAAAAAATTGACCGCTCTAACAAACAGGTAACCGATTCAAGGGGGATAAAAACCAGTTATGATATTTTATTAGTTGCAACAGGCAGCAGGGCTTCGGTCCCCAAAAATGTTCCGTCGTTGCCCGGGATCTTCACCATGCGCAGTCGTGTTGATGCCGATAACTTTAAAAAGCACATGCCCAATGATGCGCATGTGGTCATTGTTGGCGGTGGCTTACTTGGTTTGGAGATGGCGGCTTCGCTGAGGGAGATGGGCGTAAAAATCACCATCATCCAGCGCACCTCATCCTTTTTAAACCGGCAACTGGATGCGCTCGGCAGCCAGCTTTTGCATGAAGAAATGGCCGACCAGGGCTGCGATATTTACTATGATGACGAGGTACAGCTTTATTACGGGCGGTCGAAATTAACCGGCATCGGCTTAAAGAGCGGCCGCAAGATCAATTGCGATGCCATGATCCTGGCCATCGGCACCACCCCCAACATGGAAATTGCCAAAGATTGCGGACTGGATTGCCGCCGTGGCGTAACCGTAAACGAGCGCCTGCAAACCAGCGACCCTGATGTTTTCGCCATCGGCGAAATAGCTGAATTTAATGGTACACTGTACGGCATCACGGCTGCCGCCGAGCAGCAGGCCCAGGTGGTAGCCGGTTATTTAAACGGAGATATCGCCAGCTATTACAAAGGCAGCTTGTTTATGAATATCATCAAAATCCACGGGTTCGACCTGTGCAGTATTGGCATACCTGAATGCCCGGATGATAAAGATTACGAAGAAGTGGTTTTTATAGATAAAGCCAAAAGATATTATAAAAAATGTATCATCCACCAGGACAGGCTGGTGGGTGCGATCCTGATTGGCGATAAAAGTGAGTTATTGGAATTCAGGGACCTGATTGCCAATAAAACAGAGTTGAGCGAGAAAAGGCTCCAGTTATTGCGGAGCGGCAATAAGGCCGACCCTGTATTGGGCAAACTGGTTTGCAGCTGCAATAATGTTGGTTCAGAAAATATCAGGAAAAAAATTGAATCAGGTTGCAATACAATGACCGATTTGTGCAAAACAACCGGTGCAGGCACGGGCTGCGGCTCATGCAGGCCAGAAGTTAAAAGGATACTTGATGAAGCATTGAAAAGTATGGTTTCAATTAATAATTAA
- a CDS encoding glycosyl hydrolase codes for MAVSVKKYLLLLLLINICAAVFAQDNMRNVRSGFLSPPASARPGVYWYFMDGNMNKKSVTADLESMKKAGIGNVIFLEVNVGLPVGPVDFLSAQWQDIFKHAVQESKRLGIEITLGIGPGWTGSGGPWVPADQSMQDLVAASLTVTGGQKQNIKLPLPLPKEPYFGQGVFTPELKKQWLDFYKDVAVLAYPTPSGDSKIKDIDEKALYYRAPYSSVNGVKQFLPSPVKFDGVPKGAVIAQKNIIDITSKLQKDGTLDWDVPPGNWTIVRFVSRNNGAITRPAPVTGLGFESDKFDTVALNAHLENYIGRLLKRIGKPDPRLAGGLKRLHMDSWEMGSQNWTGHFRHEFIKRRGYDPLPFYPVYAGNVVESPEISERFLWDLRQTAQELVLEYHAGQVKKYAHKNGLGLSIEPYDMNPTADLELGAVADLAMCEFWSKGYGYNSSFSCIEATSIAHVNGQRIMPSESFTAQNDEGWRQYPGAMKNQGDWAFATGINRFVFHTFINQVLNDTLRPGMTMGPYGVHWDRGQTWWPMASGYHHYISRCQYILQQGRAVADVLYLTPEGAPHVFRPPSSALTGNDTIPDRRGYNFDGCAPGQLYRASVKNGLIVFPGGASYHLLVLPAVKTMTPALLSKILALVKAGATVAGSPPFRSPGLTGYPACDAQVQALAKILWGQPGGAETITTRRYGLGRIIFGGELDKQINDLYPEYELTAGILKQMHVLTDFGSDKPVRYTHRTSPGWDIYFVANKTSDPEKTEAVFRSVKGAPELWDPITGETRKLPQFKVKGSQTTIPLQFDAYQSYFIVFHSGGAAKPSANKDNFPVLNKIETLNGSWQVSFDPKKGGPAKTTFNELADWTKSPVEGVKYYSGIAVYRKDFTLPGNVSITHGKIYLDLGDIKNLARVKLNGKDLGVIWTAPWHVDISSALKHGNNQLEIEVANLWVNRLIGDEKLPDDGIKDDKWPDWLIKGLPRPSGRITFSSFHPYNQNSPLFKSGLMGPVTLQQSSF; via the coding sequence ATGGCTGTTTCCGTAAAAAAATATTTGCTGTTGTTGCTGTTAATCAACATATGCGCTGCTGTTTTCGCTCAGGATAACATGCGCAACGTCAGGAGCGGGTTTTTAAGTCCGCCGGCGTCTGCCAGGCCGGGTGTATACTGGTATTTTATGGATGGCAACATGAACAAAAAATCCGTTACCGCCGACCTTGAATCCATGAAAAAGGCCGGGATCGGGAATGTGATTTTCCTGGAGGTGAATGTGGGGTTGCCTGTAGGCCCTGTTGATTTTTTAAGCGCACAATGGCAGGATATTTTTAAACACGCTGTGCAGGAAAGCAAACGCCTTGGGATTGAGATAACGCTGGGCATAGGCCCGGGCTGGACAGGGAGCGGCGGCCCGTGGGTGCCCGCTGATCAATCCATGCAGGATTTGGTTGCTGCATCGCTTACCGTTACCGGCGGCCAAAAACAAAACATAAAACTGCCGCTGCCCTTGCCAAAGGAACCCTATTTTGGGCAGGGGGTATTTACACCAGAATTAAAAAAGCAATGGCTTGATTTTTATAAAGATGTTGCCGTATTAGCCTACCCCACACCATCGGGCGATAGCAAAATAAAGGATATTGATGAAAAAGCACTCTACTACAGGGCGCCGTACTCGTCGGTTAACGGGGTTAAGCAATTTTTGCCGTCGCCGGTAAAATTTGATGGAGTTCCGAAAGGGGCGGTTATTGCACAAAAAAATATCATTGATATAACCAGCAAGCTGCAAAAAGACGGAACACTCGATTGGGATGTACCACCGGGTAACTGGACCATTGTGCGGTTTGTAAGCCGCAACAACGGCGCCATCACCCGCCCGGCGCCGGTAACCGGCCTGGGTTTTGAATCGGATAAGTTTGATACCGTGGCATTAAATGCTCACCTGGAAAATTACATTGGCCGTTTATTAAAAAGGATCGGCAAACCCGACCCACGCCTGGCCGGTGGCCTGAAACGCCTGCATATGGACAGCTGGGAAATGGGCTCGCAAAACTGGACGGGCCACTTTCGCCATGAGTTTATTAAAAGGCGGGGCTACGATCCGCTGCCATTTTATCCGGTATATGCCGGTAACGTAGTGGAAAGCCCGGAGATAAGTGAACGTTTTTTATGGGACCTGCGCCAAACCGCACAGGAACTTGTTTTGGAATACCATGCCGGGCAGGTAAAAAAATATGCCCATAAAAATGGCCTGGGTTTATCCATCGAGCCCTACGACATGAACCCAACTGCCGATCTTGAATTGGGCGCCGTCGCTGATTTGGCGATGTGCGAGTTTTGGAGCAAGGGATATGGTTATAATTCATCTTTCAGTTGTATCGAGGCAACTTCTATTGCGCATGTCAACGGGCAGCGGATCATGCCTTCTGAGTCATTCACTGCCCAGAATGATGAAGGCTGGCGGCAATACCCCGGCGCAATGAAAAACCAGGGCGACTGGGCCTTCGCCACGGGTATCAACAGGTTTGTTTTTCACACCTTTATCAACCAGGTATTAAATGACACGCTACGGCCAGGGATGACGATGGGCCCTTACGGCGTGCACTGGGACAGGGGGCAAACCTGGTGGCCAATGGCCTCAGGGTACCATCACTATATTTCGCGATGCCAGTATATTTTGCAACAGGGCAGGGCAGTAGCAGACGTACTGTATTTAACCCCGGAAGGCGCGCCGCATGTTTTTAGGCCGCCATCCTCAGCATTAACGGGTAACGATACCATCCCCGACAGAAGGGGCTATAATTTTGATGGTTGCGCGCCGGGTCAGTTGTACAGAGCCAGCGTAAAAAACGGGCTGATTGTATTTCCGGGCGGGGCCAGTTATCACCTGCTGGTGTTGCCTGCGGTAAAAACCATGACACCGGCGTTGTTGTCAAAGATTCTTGCGCTGGTAAAGGCCGGGGCAACAGTGGCAGGTTCGCCGCCATTTCGTTCGCCCGGTTTAACCGGTTACCCGGCATGTGACGCGCAGGTACAGGCGCTGGCCAAAATACTTTGGGGGCAACCCGGCGGGGCTGAAACGATCACCACACGCCGTTATGGGTTGGGCAGGATTATTTTTGGCGGCGAATTGGATAAACAGATCAATGACCTCTATCCTGAATACGAACTGACTGCGGGGATTTTAAAGCAGATGCATGTTCTTACGGATTTCGGGTCTGATAAGCCTGTGCGGTACACACATCGCACCTCGCCGGGATGGGATATCTATTTTGTTGCAAATAAAACCAGTGATCCCGAAAAAACAGAGGCTGTTTTTCGCAGCGTTAAGGGCGCGCCCGAACTTTGGGACCCCATCACCGGCGAAACAAGAAAGCTGCCGCAGTTTAAGGTGAAAGGATCGCAAACCACCATTCCGCTTCAATTTGACGCCTATCAAAGCTATTTTATAGTATTCCATTCGGGCGGCGCTGCAAAACCATCGGCAAATAAAGATAACTTCCCGGTGTTAAATAAAATTGAAACTCTAAACGGCTCGTGGCAGGTATCATTTGATCCGAAAAAAGGCGGCCCGGCAAAAACAACATTTAACGAACTTGCCGACTGGACAAAAAGCCCCGTGGAAGGGGTTAAATATTATTCGGGCATAGCCGTGTACAGAAAGGATTTTACCCTGCCGGGCAACGTTTCCATAACACATGGAAAGATCTACCTTGACCTTGGCGACATCAAAAACCTGGCCCGCGTAAAACTGAATGGTAAGGACCTTGGCGTTATTTGGACCGCTCCATGGCATGTCGATATCAGCAGCGCATTAAAGCATGGGAACAACCAATTGGAAATAGAAGTGGCCAATTTATGGGTAAACAGGCTGATAGGGGATGAGAAATTACCCGATGATGGTATCAAAGACGATAAATGGCCCGATTGGTTAATTAAGGGCCTGCCGCGACCTTCGGGCAGGATCACCTTTTCAAGTTTTCATCCTTACAACCAAAATTCACCCTTATTTAAATCAGGATTGATGGGGCCGGTTACTTTACAGCAAAGTTCGTTCTGA
- a CDS encoding peptidase associated/transthyretin-like domain-containing protein, with translation MSLFTSCNEIIGSEWSRVVDFQYTGNGDSIYTILYGKVFEINKIDNIGDTIPVSGAAIKAEQNGTVVKTDLKGSFSIEPGKGTFTLTIAKPGYQTLQMTNYISDPDRVSNTAIVLVKGSGINRFEIPAPAAR, from the coding sequence GTGAGCCTGTTTACGAGTTGCAATGAAATTATTGGCAGTGAATGGAGCAGGGTAGTTGATTTTCAATATACCGGCAACGGCGATTCCATCTATACTATTTTATACGGCAAAGTTTTTGAGATAAACAAGATTGATAATATTGGCGACACTATCCCGGTTTCGGGGGCAGCCATTAAAGCCGAACAGAATGGTACGGTTGTTAAAACTGATTTAAAAGGATCGTTTTCAATAGAGCCCGGAAAAGGTACATTCACCTTAACGATAGCTAAACCAGGTTATCAAACGCTGCAGATGACGAATTATATTTCCGACCCGGATCGCGTTTCAAATACCGCCATTGTTTTAGTTAAGGGGTCAGGCATTAATCGCTTTGAAATTCCTGCGCCAGCGGCCAGATAA